Proteins from a single region of Penaeus monodon isolate SGIC_2016 chromosome 29, NSTDA_Pmon_1, whole genome shotgun sequence:
- the LOC119592077 gene encoding beta,beta-carotene 9',10'-oxygenase-like (The sequence of the model RefSeq protein was modified relative to this genomic sequence to represent the inferred CDS: added 35 bases not found in genome assembly) — protein sequence MGPHNQEKPVDKNAEGAGELAPASASASPHPPSQVWLRSCEKETVKPVEGKQSGRVPKWLSGRLTRNGPGRVQYGKTRFNHLFDGSAYLHQFNIASGKVTYQSRFLQSDTYRRNTEADRIVVSEFGTVAYPDPCKTILQRFMSKFEPPGKNASDNCVVSVMHLGDEMYALTETPHLRRVDPATLECVGDRTKLEEYVAVNQATAHPHVDPDGTVYNMGNSFSGKKGPTYNIIKFPPAKEIDGEVISSLQQAEIVASIPCQWKMYPSYYHSFGISDEYFVFVEQPFVFSLRKFFFNHFLGKPYLGAIEWYPDQKTKFRIVKRETGEALKTSYTSDAFLTFHHTNAYVKDGQLVVDLAAMEDGEVIHQVMLNNLADPEFESPPATMPTHRRFVLPLNVEDSPVDSNLVTLSGTKCTAIKRQSGEVEVQGEIIADRYFDLPRINYRYNGKEYKYAYGVEIHPKGTEFAKLVKMNVNTGETKIWHEEGKLVSEPVFVAAPDSTKEDQGAVLSTLLSKEDPTFVALLVLDPAKWTEIARVVFKAQGTVTPTFHGQFAGTNEKVHLF from the exons GGCGCGTGCCGAAGTGGCTGAGCGGGCGGCTGACCCGAAACGGGCCCGGAAGAGTCCAGTACGGAAAGACCCGCTTCAACCACCTGTTCGATGGCTCGGCCTACCTCCACCAGTTCAACATCGCCTCCGGGAAGGTCACCTACCAGTCAAG GTTCCTCCAGAGCGATACCTACAGGAGAAATACAGAAGCCGATCGAATCGTGGTCTCGGAGTTCGGTACAGTGGCGTATCCGGACCCTTGCAAGACCATACTGCAGAG GTTCATGAGCAAGTTCGAACCACCGGGCAAGAACGCATCCGATAACTGCGTGGTTAGCGTGATGCACCTTGGCGATGAGATGTACGCGCTCACTGAGACTCCTCACTTGCGACGTGTGGACCCCGCCACGCTAGAGTGTGTGGGAGACAGG ACGAAATTAGAAGAATATGTCGCCGTGAACCAGGCTACAGCGCACCCGCATGTCGACCCAGACGGGACTGTCTACAACATGGGCAACTCGTTCTCTGGGAAGAAAGGCCCAACATACAACATTATCAAATTCCCTCCGGCGAAGGAGATTGATG GGGAGGTGATCTCTTCTCTCCAGCAAGCGGAGATCGTGGCCTCCATCCCCTGCCAATGGAAGATGTATCCTTCTTATTACCATTCCTTCGGCATCTCCGACGAGTACTTCGTTTTCGTGGAGCAGCCTTTCGTGTTCAGTCTGAGGAAGTTCTTCTTCAACCACTTTCTGGGGAAGCCATACTTAGGGGCCATTGAGTGGTATCCCGACCAGAAG ACAAAGTTCCGTATAGTGAAACGAGAGACTGGAGAAGCTCTGAAGACGTCATACACCTCAGACGCTTTCCTAACCTTCCATCACACCAATGCCTACGTAAAGGACGGCCAGTTGGTGGTGGACTTGGCGGCCATGGAAGACGGCGAG GTAATTCACCAGGTGATGCTCAACAACCTAGCGGACCCTGAGTTTGAGTCTCCACCAGCAACTATGCCAACACATCGGCGCTTTGTACTGCCTCTCAATGTCGAAGATTCACCCGTCGACAGTAACCTGG TGACCCTCTCCGGCACGAAATGCACGGCCATCAAGCGCCAGTCCGGAGAAGTGGAAGTTCAAGGGGAGATCATCGCCGACCGGTACTTCGATCTTCCTCGCATAAATTACCGGTATAATGGGAAGGAATACAAGTACGCCTACGGGGTGGAAATTCATCCGAAGGGAACGGAGTTTGCGAAG CTGGTGAAGATGAACGTGAACACCGGTGAAACGAAGATCTGGCACGAAGAGGGAAAGCTGGTAAGCGAGCCTGTGTTCGTGGCCGCCCCCGACTCCACCAAAGAGGACCAGGGTGCCGTCCTCTCTACCCTTCTCAGCAAG GAAGACCCAACGTTCGTGGCGCTGCTGGTTCTGGACCCTGCCAAGTGGACAGAAATAGCGCGTGTGGTGTTCAAAGCTCAGGGCACAGTCACTCCCACCTTTCATGGACAGTTTGCTGGTACCAATGAGAAGGTCCATCTGTTCTAA